The nucleotide window ATCACTGCTGATACAGGTATTCCCTCCGTCACTGCAAGAATCGTACCCAGTCCACCCAAAGAATGTCCAAGCACTCCGATGGCATCCGCATCAATCTCTGGTCGTGCAGTCGTATACTGCAATGCTGCCAGCAGATCATCCCGGAACAAATAGGCAGATGCAGCACGAACCTGATCACTGGCCCCGTGACTGCGAACATCATACATAAACAGGGCATATCCTGCTTCCCAGATCGGACGTGCGTAACGAAGAACACGGGAGCGATTGGAGCCCCAGCCATGGGCAATAATAACGAGCGGCCATGGTTTCGGAATGTCAGCTCTGGCCGGGATGAACCAGCCATGCACTCGACCGCCCCCACTGTCAAAGGTCACATCCTCAAATGGCATTGGAGGCGTCAGGGTGATTGGAATCTTCTTGGGTGTCTGGCTCTTCACAGCCGCCTTCCATAATCCACCTGCCGTTACTGCGGCCACGGCAAGCATGCCGCCAATCATTGTTTTAGCTTTCACAGGGCATCTCTCCTCTCCGAATTCTGGCATACATCCATCATAAGACAATAGAATGAACGGCACGTTAAACGACATCGGTATTTATGATAACGATTGATCTAAAATAGTTCTAAAAGCCACCTTCATATATATACCCAAATCTACGTAACTCTCGTCCGTCGCCTGTGCCTACACCTTCGTTGCTTCCACAAATTTCTGTGCGCAGGCTGCAATCTGCTCATGATCTCCTGCAGCAAGAGCCTCTCGTGGCAAAAGTGCACTTCCCAGACCGACTGCCGCAGCGCCTGCTGCATAATAATCAGCAATATTCTCCAGTGTGGCACCACCTGTTGCCAGCAGTGGAATATGATTCAGTGGGGCTTTGATCTCCCGCAGATATGGAATGCCCAGACTCGCCATTGGAAACAGCTTCACTACTCGTGCTCCCGCTTCATGAGCAGCGACAATCTCTGTGGGTGTCATGGCTCCAGGCCAGATCTCGATACCATGTTCTACAGCATATTCAATTACAGACAGATCGACATTGGGGGACACCAAAAATTGTGCCCCTGCAGCGACCGCTTCCTTGGCCATCTGTACATTCAGTACCGTACCCGCTCCAACATAAGCCTTCCCTTCATGCCGCTCACGCCAATCTGCAATAATATCATGTGCTCCAGGCGTGTTCAGTGTGACCTCCATCAGTCTGATTCCACCACTCGTCATACCTTGTCCAGCTGTTACTGCCGCTTCACGGCTAATGCCACGCACAATCGCGACCAGCCTCGACTCCAATAATACTTCCGTCAGATTCATATCCAGTTCCCCTTGCTTCATCAATTCGGCAGCCGAAGACAGGCAATCATGTTCACCGCTTTTCCGTTACTATTATTGTAAAGCATATCCTCCCCTTGATGAAATACATTAATCCATTTCCGAAGTGAATGCGTCTGTCACCAACTCTATGATGTACTTTTATCACAACGTAAAAAAACCTCTTCATGGAACATGGGCTGATTCACCCACTCAATTCCACAAAAGAGGTATCCATTTTGATCGGAAATGCTAAGCATTTTCCAAGACGTTATCCTTCTCCAAATCTTTAAAGTAACGATCGTTATATAACATACTCGGATGTGTTGGATGGTAGGCGAGTGCGATATCATTATGTTCCCGCGCCTTGGCACGGTTACCCATCCGGTCATAACACACACATAGTTGCAGATGCGGCATCCAGGTCCACGCTGCTTCATTCAGCACTACCATAGGATCATCCGGACGTACAGCCCGAGTCGCCTGTTCGTACCAGAACAGGGCTTTGCGATAATCTTCACGGTCGGCAAAATAACCACCCAATCGACAGCAGATCTCGGCTCTTGGCAAATCATAGGCAAACGATCGGAACAACGCCGTTACTTCCTGTTCCGGACGTTCACGTGCGGCTTCACAATCCGCAATTTTCTGGCAAGCAGCGATCTGATCTTCTACCCAACCCAGCCCGGAATCCAGAAACTTCTCATAGTACTTCACTGCATCCTCATGTTGTCCATGGTCCTTTAATTCATTGCCGAAATAATACAAGTCGCGCGGTGGGAAGTCCTCTCCGGCCTGCTCCCTTTTGCGATAGATCCGTAGATTCCGATCGGTATATTCTTTGTCTTTCTTATGGGTAACTGCCACATCACTATGCAGCAGATTGCCCGCTACAGCCAGATATTCATGCACCGCACCAATCCAGCGAAATTGCCGATCTCGACGCACCAGACGATTCCGGCGCAGGCTGTAGGCGACCTTGCCGTCTGCTGTGAATGACAGATTGTAATCCATCGTGACACTATCAATATCCGGGTCCAGCGAACGTTTCAAAGCAATTAGCTTGGCGCGGTCTTCCGCTTCAAACACATCGTCGGCATCCAGCCATAGAATATATTCACTCTTTGCTTGATCGAAGGCAAAGTTACGTGCTGCTGCAAAGTCATCCACCCATTCAAAATCAACGATACGATCCGTATATCTGGAAGCGATCTGACGGGTACGATCCGTTGATCCGGTATCAACGATTACAATCTCATCGGCAATACCGTTGACCGAGTCCAGACATCTGGCGAGGGAAGCTTCTTCATTTTTCACAATCATACACAGCGTAATACTGATCGTCTCTTCGCCTCGTCTGGCCCTGCGGTTAAAGGCAGATACCCCCGGTAGCTCAGACAGACGATAGATGTGATAGGCCGGAAGATGTGTATCAACGAACAAACGAAAACCCAGTGCCTGAGCACGGATGCAGAAATGACGATCCTCGCCCCAGAAGGATACATTCGGAATCTGGTCATAGGAAACCCCTGCTGCCAGAACATTTTTGCGAATGAGCGTACATGCCCCCAGCCCTCCAACTTCGTAGCAACCCGGGACACGTAGCTGATTCAGAAAAGCAGTCGTTTGCGCCCCCTCGTCTTCCGCCTCGTTCCCGGCTGATGATTTGCCGCCGCGACGATACAAAGCATACTCATCCTGCAACCATACCTGCGGCATCTCCCTTGCACCCGGCTGCCAGCGGGTCCAAAAGATATTGGATACAATGTCTTTGCCGCTCGATACGAGTTGCTCCAGCGTCCGCGGATGCATCACCAAGTCAGAATCAATCAGGAAAACCGCATCGTAGTGGTTATCACGTGCATATTGCAGAATATGATTTTTCAAACCAGCTACGCGCCAAATCTGCTCATCCTGCCAATAGTGGCCTCCCTCATCCTTGTTGTATACCCCTTTGTTGCGAGGACTGTTGCCGTCAAGTTCATCTGTATGAATAACCGTCCCTTCATGCTGAAGCACAAATTCACGCAATATATTCGATGCGGCTTCTTCCTCGTTATCGTCTACAAACAGATAGTCCGTCTTCACCGTTGTTCGTTCCAGTGCATGCAGAGAATCCAGAAATTCACGGAGCACCGCAGCGGTCTGGCGAACCGGGCTCGCGATCAGTATTCTTTCCTGTCCAGACTCAGAAAGCTTTTCCGATTGAAGGGTTTCCCGCGATTTAGCAGAACGTCTGGACGGTCGATTTTCACTCTGGCTCACATGCTGGTTCTCTTTTGTTTTCTCATTCTGCTTCTCTTTCTGATTCTCTTTTTCTTGGGAATACGGCTCTATTTGAGGTGTGGATTCTTCTTGCGATTTGCGTACCTGATCTTTCTTCAACTCCCTCACTCCCCCTCTCCATTCTCGGACCATAACAACAGTCGTGGCGCTTGATCCAATATCGATTCATACTGTTCCTTCCAGCCGTATCTTGCTTCAGGGTCCAGTGCTTGATAGCGATCATATTTGCGAATACGG belongs to Paenibacillus sp. FSL H8-0079 and includes:
- a CDS encoding alpha/beta fold hydrolase, yielding MKAKTMIGGMLAVAAVTAGGLWKAAVKSQTPKKIPITLTPPMPFEDVTFDSGGGRVHGWFIPARADIPKPWPLVIIAHGWGSNRSRVLRYARPIWEAGYALFMYDVRSHGASDQVRAASAYLFRDDLLAALQYTTARPEIDADAIGVLGHSLGGLGTILAVTEGIPVSAVITDSMPSQFEVIVSSELRRRRLPLFPLAQLIPRIWFWRLGESLKSYRQRDPVMMLNERRRGMQLPMLMVHSKGDNFIPPSELEYFMSKADPPVEHLWVNSGGHSCSEEDPVFWDTVIPFLQTHVQGRSKSNDSTIVSS
- a CDS encoding bifunctional 4-hydroxy-2-oxoglutarate aldolase/2-dehydro-3-deoxy-phosphogluconate aldolase; amino-acid sequence: MNLTEVLLESRLVAIVRGISREAAVTAGQGMTSGGIRLMEVTLNTPGAHDIIADWRERHEGKAYVGAGTVLNVQMAKEAVAAGAQFLVSPNVDLSVIEYAVEHGIEIWPGAMTPTEIVAAHEAGARVVKLFPMASLGIPYLREIKAPLNHIPLLATGGATLENIADYYAAGAAAVGLGSALLPREALAAGDHEQIAACAQKFVEATKV
- a CDS encoding glycosyltransferase encodes the protein MRELKKDQVRKSQEESTPQIEPYSQEKENQKEKQNEKTKENQHVSQSENRPSRRSAKSRETLQSEKLSESGQERILIASPVRQTAAVLREFLDSLHALERTTVKTDYLFVDDNEEEAASNILREFVLQHEGTVIHTDELDGNSPRNKGVYNKDEGGHYWQDEQIWRVAGLKNHILQYARDNHYDAVFLIDSDLVMHPRTLEQLVSSGKDIVSNIFWTRWQPGAREMPQVWLQDEYALYRRGGKSSAGNEAEDEGAQTTAFLNQLRVPGCYEVGGLGACTLIRKNVLAAGVSYDQIPNVSFWGEDRHFCIRAQALGFRLFVDTHLPAYHIYRLSELPGVSAFNRRARRGEETISITLCMIVKNEEASLARCLDSVNGIADEIVIVDTGSTDRTRQIASRYTDRIVDFEWVDDFAAARNFAFDQAKSEYILWLDADDVFEAEDRAKLIALKRSLDPDIDSVTMDYNLSFTADGKVAYSLRRNRLVRRDRQFRWIGAVHEYLAVAGNLLHSDVAVTHKKDKEYTDRNLRIYRKREQAGEDFPPRDLYYFGNELKDHGQHEDAVKYYEKFLDSGLGWVEDQIAACQKIADCEAARERPEQEVTALFRSFAYDLPRAEICCRLGGYFADREDYRKALFWYEQATRAVRPDDPMVVLNEAAWTWMPHLQLCVCYDRMGNRAKAREHNDIALAYHPTHPSMLYNDRYFKDLEKDNVLENA